Genomic segment of Drosophila biarmipes strain raj3 chromosome 2L, RU_DBia_V1.1, whole genome shotgun sequence:
TTAGAGATCAGCACATTTATTTTCGGGACGCTCCGATTTGGCGATAATGTGCGGGGCCAAAGCCCTCTGGGCCACTCTGGGCTCTGGCTCTGACGTGATCCCAAGGACGCTGCCCGCGCCAAGACGGAACTGAAACAACTTTCTAATACAAAGTCACCCGTTCTGTTAATTTCTGACTTAATTTCCCCCGACTTCGGTTTAGAAACAAAAGAGAGCCGATTCTTGTCTCCGGACTGGAGCAGAATCAGAACCAGTTCGCCGGCCAAGAATTCATTTGGCTTGGCCCGAAGGTCGGCGGCTTTGCGGCCAGCATGTGCACACATCCATTttcgggggcgtggcactccGGGGCACACCGCACTCGTAACTCCGCAGTGCAACCATGATTTGTTATGAATTACTTCTGCCCTCGACGACTGCTCTCGTGCTTGCCACTCGTAGGTGTTGTGCAAATGTGCATATCCCATTCTTACACTCACATCGCCTCGAACCTACATCAGTTGCGTTCTTGACTTGGTTTGTGTTTGGGGTTATGCAACGAGTGCAATTACAAAGCGGATCTCTCTATCAGGCTTAATTGTCGCCGGGCTTAGGGTCTAATTACATCAAATTATTTCAAGCAAGAATGCCCCAAGTGGACCGATACCACAAGTGCTGCATagtaattaaatacaaatatattttaatggttAATAATTGCATAGAGTGCAGAAAACCTTATGTAGGGGCACAGGCAGTCAAAGGTTTGAGCTGTTGCAATATTGGTATTTGGCATATCCTTCAAGTAACTTGAGAATTCTTATCAGCTTGAGAGAAAGAAggaaacataaataataaatataaataataactttttattctTGTTAAACAAACTAAATGTAATAGTAAGGGTAGTACACTAAACCAAAAGTctacttaatttattttttttatattttaatgagaGTACTTGAAGAATTCACATGTATCTTCCCATCTTCTGCTtcaaaaattcaattcaaataTTCAATTTGGAAATCAACTTATTTCCTCTTAAAGGTCGGTGATCAATATCAATAACCACATCCGCGATATCAGCGAAGCTCATAACTGGAGCACTGTCAACTCATGAATTATCGGTTCAGTATCCGCCCATAATCGACGTGGTCTCAAGCATCCGAAGGAATAGCCTGAGCTGCAGCACTTACGCAATGATAACCATTTCGGCCGAGAGACAAGCCAACAAATTGCGCCAACCGCCGGTGGCCAATTAAAAGCATATTTCTTGCTCCGGTCGGCGGGGAGATCGGTGGGAACGGCTTGATGATGGGGGAGGTACGCATATTGGCTGAAACTTAATTAATTGCCACAAAATGACGGAGACACAATCGCAACGGCGGACGACAAAAGATGGAAGGCTGAAAAACTGAGCTTGTCGCAATTCTCGGCTTTTGGCCGAGTCTGAGAAAAGGCCACCTAAAGACGTTCCACATATTGCCAAATGCGAAGCTTTTGCTCTAATGAACGACCATCCAGTCGGCGGCGTTTTGAAGGTCACCGCCAACTTGTCCATCGCCAAAATCCAAGCCGAATGCGTCTGCAACGTCAAACAGTTGTCGGCCGATTGCGAAATGAATTGGTTTAGTTTTAGTATTCGATTTTTCCTTTGGACAAAATGCATGTCTGTTTGCCAGCGGTTTGCACAGAAATCACGACAAAAACTTGCACCAGTTTCTCGAGCTCAAAACTCAAAAcccaaaaccgaaaccaaaaaccgaaacTCAAATTGCGAACGCAATCGGAGTCGCCGGTGCGCAAGTCAAGTGAAGCGAACGTCTTTGGCAATCTGGAAATCCCAGTGACTCCTCTCTGCCCAGTCGAATCCGAGCCCCCTCCAAAGACCCTCCCACAAGATCTCCCCGCTATCGTATGTGTCTCTTCTTGCCTGCCCTGCAATAGTGCTTGCCGCTTCATTTGGCCAGGCAGCgggtaaataaaatacttgttAAAGCCACAATGCAATTGACATGGTGCCTGATCGCATTTCAGCCAAATGCTAGGATTGTTGACCCCAAGGCGATGGGTTCAGGCCAAGAAAAAATATGGGATTGCTaggaaaacacacaaaaaaaggcGATCATCTGCAATCCACTCGTTAAGTCTTCTTACAATAGTTTGGGATTTTTCCCTGTAAAAATACATAACAAAGATCCCAgtttcattattttaaaaacctgGAAAATAATCATCCTGGCAAATCTGTTTTTGTATCTTATTTATCCCTTAAAAGAAGTAGCTTCTGAAGGAATGAATAAATTATCTTATTCGCACTGGAGCTCCTTAGTTGACTTTCTGAACTGCCATCCACTCCATCCGTAGGCCAGATCCTATCTCGACGTCGACTTATGACTGGATCCCCGACTTGCGCTTACCCACCTGTCCTACTCATCTCCGCCCCATCTGATGGCGCAGTCAAATTGCAAACAATTAAGCGCACAAATGCTACCGCATCGCACTCGATCGCATTATGCAATGGctattttttgaattatggCAGTAAATTGTGGTCTGGCCCGGCCTAGTCTCGACCACGGGTGTGTTTCGCTTCTCTCTCGCACGAAATGTGCGCGAATCCTTTCACCTGCGTCCAGTCCGGCGAGCGAAACAAAAGACTCAGGCAACGAACTCGAGTGTACCGCGATTTATTCCCCAGTGTCGGCTTTCCATTTCCGTATTGAAAGTGTTTCTCTGGGGCTGGGGACACTCCTTGAGGTTCTCCGTCTCAGCGAACCAAGGCGAACTGTGTCAGAAGGGGGACAACGCCTTTTCGGGCCTATGCAACAGTCGAGTCCCAAATTGAATAGGAAAATCTCTTGGAAAACATCTTTCCCAAGAGCACTGGAGGCAGATTCCCAAATCTGGCTGGGGCACTGGGCCACCGCAGGAGTCCGGTCCAGACAAAGTGCCATGCGACTGGCTGCAGCTGCTCGAAAAAGCGATACTTCGGATAAGTTgcataagttttgtttttgcatttgggcgctgttgttgctgtgctTGTGGCAGCGGATTTCGAGTCACCCAGTTAGTGTGTCACTGTGGCATTTGCAGCGAACTGGCTCCGTTTTCTGTCCATTCATTGTCTTCTGTGGGATGGCTGCTGTTGAtattagtaattttttatttcacaaaGCCGAGTCGAGTCATGACATGTTGTTGCAGTCGAATCATTTGCCTAATTTTTCACTGATccgtgtgggcgtggcaggcggGTACTTGGCTAAATGTCAATCGAGATTCGAGCTTTCGAAGCTGTCTGTTCGACTGGGTTAGTTAGGTGAGTTAGGTTCGGAAAACACCTTAACACGGCAGAACCATTTAATTGAATCATTAATCACACAGCCAAAGAAGAGCTACACCATATTGTAGGCAATGGACTGAAGCACACATTGGCCTTTATGTAATTACCATCTTTTGAGGTATTTCACTTCTGTTTTTTGGTGCTGACAGATGTGTGGCTTGGGAATTTCCatgctcgctgcattaaactATAAATTTGCATCACAGGGTGTTACAAACACTCTGGCGCCTtgcataaaatgcaaaaacaaaagtcgAGCGAACGACATAATTCCCAGGCCCAGGCAACTATTGTATTTGGCTTCGCCTTTTCAAAGTTCTCTTTTTCTGATCTTATTGTTTGTAAACTTTTTGCACTAATTGCTGCGGAGTTTTTGTACGAACGAACAATGGCCAGAGTTCAacatgatttatttatttttattgccaaaCACAAGTTCGCCTCAAACATGGTATCAAGAATGTCAATGAAGTCGACAGGCGATGCAAACAACCGCAAGAATGACTTTCAAGACATCTGGAACGATTCTCAGGATCTGTGATAAACACACTTAATATTCCCTCTAAATTGAATGGTAAATTGGGAACATAACTAGAAATAtcactttaatatttaaacaaacgCTGCCGCTCTTGAACATTAAATACCTGTATTCGCTATCTAGATTCCTAATTATCTTCCACAGTCACTCACGACACAGCGCAACTAATATctttatttgcattatttacgATTTTTGGGCAGCCAAACTGGCTGCTGGAGGTGTCTGTGTGGGCGTTCCAGAGGGCGTGCCAGCCAGTTCTTCACTGGATTTGGCCGCCAAGATCTTGGGGGATCGGAGACCGGGGTTCTCTGGGCGGCTCTGGGGTCTGGTTCCGTGTGCACTTTGGGTTCGACGGCGATCGAAGGCGGTGCTGCGGTACTGTCTTGGTCTGATAATTCAAGGTTCGCAGCGGGGCCGGGCCCCTAGCCGCATTTGGCCAATTACACGGAAAATGTCAAATCGAAAACTGCGCTTGGTCTTGGTTTCCCTGCAAGCCATTGTTGCGCCGACCTGGAGTTTTCCCAAAAATATTACAGCACGAGATTTAAGTGCGAACCGCCGCCAGTCAGAGGTCATTATTTCTGTTCATTTTGAGGGTGTTGAGGTCAAAACGGTGGCAAAGACGGTGGCGAAAAATAGTGTCCATCAGCAAGCGaatcaaaaatttgttttcggcTCTCTTATGACCTTTTTGCGGGCAATTATCAgggaaaaaacacaaaaagaaGCACTAAAATTTGCCCCATgtaaactgtttttttttatttctagaCAATTTTCTTTGCTAACCAAACGTGCAGACCAAagataaacaaaaacgaaacaaaattaaatgtcgAAGGTTTTGCACGATTGTCTTCGACCCGAAGTGGCTACAAGTCTCTGTTTTTCTGGCCATTTCAATTGACAAATGTTATTTGCCCGAGCTCAGGCCCAAGCCGAACTGCGGCTGAAATCCAAAAGACCTTAGATCCAGCACGATGTCGTTTACGGCCGTCCAAAGAAAATCTTTTGCCACTTCATTCGCATTCCAATTCGAATTTCCATGATTTGGGTCAAATTATGTCGCTCGGCGTCTCTTTAATTATGATAGCTTTCTGGCCGAAAAAAGACCCTGACTTGTAACACTCAGTTGATGAAAAAAAAGAGTGCTCAATTAAATAAAGCACTTACTTTTTCAGTGCTCGCTGGCATTACCTTCGCAGCTTCCTTTCGGAACTCGTGATTATGACAAATTAACCAGGCTAAAGCTAAAACCTGATGATGAGCAGGGGGAAAGAAGCGGATGACAATGAGTTTTGATTGGCATCGGCTTCCTTGTGCTAATCAACCGATCAAACTGCTCCAACTTGGTCGCATTTAACTAAAGAACTCGCTGAACATTCCCAAACGTACAGTTTCTATATGCAATAAGTTTGAATTTCAATCTGGCTAGTTTCGCAGCCTTGCACTCTagacaatttagaaatcaACTCGAACGCAATTAGCTGACTGCGGCACAAAAAGTGGTTCCACACTTTTGATTGGCCAAAAAGCAAGGCAAATTTAATCAGTCTGCGGCATATTTGCACGGCTCAGACATCGAAACATGTTCGGCATTCGATTGACAAATGCGTGGCATCTCAAAACTGGAGCAAACGCAGTGAGAGATTGCTCGAGGATTCGACTTCAAGAGGGTGCAAAAAGTGGCCAACAAATGGCAAATGACAAATGTTAAGCAGCGTCTAATAAATCGAACGCGCTCGAATGAAGTTCATGAGTGCTTCTGCCCTATAATAAATGGCTGTCTTTTGTGTTTGGATTGTTAATTGCCGTCTATATATAATGTTTTATGCCATTTAGCAAACTTCTTGATTTTGGGTTTTTTGCCTTTGGCCATCGAAAGCTGAAAGCCGAATAAAGCTTAAGCAAATTTGAATGGCTTTTTTTCACTTTGTATGTGGTATAATTTATTGCCTGCTAACACGAAAGGTGTTTGCAGTCTTAGAtctaaatcatttttaatggcACAATTGGCTTGCTGAGTAGAACATTAACGGGCAGCATCGCTGACTGAGACTTTATAAACAAATCTGTTCTTAAGATGTTTATTCTTGGGGTTATATAATCTTTACTGTTTAACAAAAACCCCCAAAAAATCCATAAATTGCGGTCTGACTCGTCAGGAATATAGGTAGAGTCTTAAAGAGGATGACTAGTTAATGCttgatatttttgtaaatgctcTACCAAACTAAGTAAAACATATACGAAGAGTATGAATATGAAAAACCAGTTTTTAATGCTATTCGTTAGCgacaaattaaaacaaacatCTGTGAATTCAgtaggtttttatttataaaaaaaaatcttattataattttccacATTAGTCTTACGTGTTCTTTGCTAAGAGCATCTAAAATTCATAGTGTTCGCcttaatttcaataatttcttCTCGATAATGAGCTAAGCTCTGACGTCACTTTcgcattaattaattatattagtTAGAGTGGCGGCCGGTGAACGCGAAATGTCaaacaacaaatttaataataaaagaccGTCCTCTTCGACAGGCTCGGATAATCATATGCAAATGAATTATAGAACTGTGAATTGAAGACAGAAAATAGCATTACCTTGCATAAATGAACGGAAATTGAATATTCAATTTTTCATAATGAATTTCTCAGAGTTATCATATGGCTTTTGTGAAAATCATTTactttctaatttattttgtgcCTTCCATATGGATTTTCGGTTCGGTTTTATTGATCATTTAGTGATATTCTCGATCCATTATTGGATTTCGGCCATTTTAGGAGAGCCACACTTTGTAAAATCTTGCATagataattataaaatggaaaggggaaaaatatataataaatacaaaggaaaacagcaattaaaatgagataagaaaatgataaaatcgtaacaaaataattgaaaaatatatattttttttatcttattgtacagtttgtattttatttaaattaagaaaatggtTACTAAACACACCAAATGTTACAATTAAAATAGGAAGCCCAAAATACCCGATTATACCGAAAGTACTAGGTATTAAAGCTAAGATCTTCGATCTGTCTCTGTCTGTTTATTCAAATGTTGGCGAATCAACAACAAAATGAAAGTGATCTagaaaaaccataaaaatctCAAACTCAGGCCAAAACCCGATGCATAAACTTGAACTTGAGCTCGGCTGGGCTCTTTTGTTGCCGTTGATTTCGTGTTTGTTTTGCATAATTTCAGTGAAGCGCTTAAGTCATCCGCTATACTGCAGTCCGATGATTCTGCGGCTGAGACTATAGCCTCTCATTAgtcaaagaaacaaaaaagaacTGGCCACAAAAGAAGCGCCACACGGACAAGGCCCAACGACCACCGCCTCCCGCTGCTCCCGCCATTTATGTGGTTCAACTTTGACTCCGACTTTGCAACCGATTGTGATGCTGATGATCGCTGTGATCACGGTGATCATGGCGATGATGGCGATGATGGCTGGCGACCTTCGCCTTCAACTGCACATTACAAAGCCTAATACGCTCGGCTGCCATTATGCGCGGGCATTATGTccacaattaatttaatgcaCATAAATCCAACATGATTTGGTCCGTATTTGTTCTCCGCTGAGCGCGTTTGCGGTCCACTCATTGTTCACACGTTCCATTTACATGGCCAATGGCGAGTATTTCCTCTGCAGCACCAAAATGTCAAATTACCCACACCGCCGCAGCATTCAATCAATGCACCCATATCGAGGCTCGAGCGCTGCTAGTCCAAAAAAGTTACAAAAAGCGAGAAACGAAGCAAACAAGAATACTGAGCCCAACACAAATCAGAGATCAAAAGTTCAGTCACGAAGCCACACAGAATGAAGCAGACTCTGCGGCGCATGTTTTTCACAGCCAACCAATTTACATTCAatgtgcaactgcaactgcaactgcagcagcccACTGCAGTTGCAACCTGAAATTTTCGGAAACGTGTGGCTAATGCGAATTTGACTTATGGCTCTGGAACATTTGGCCGCTGTGTCTAATTTGATTATGTGACTGAGGTGCTCGCGGTAAGTTATTAATGGCTAAAGGCGTTGCAATGCGGAAAAGAGTgacgaaaataaaatttgtgctactcgaaaaactattttaaaataggatgccataataaatatatattctaataaatttaagagTGAACACTAAATAAAGACTGGCTTCTAGAAAGCAGAAGGGTACTATGAtatctttttattattgtcATTTTAAGTAAAGTTAAGTTAGGCCTCTGTTACCCATGAAACTAATTTAATTCATGAAAATATCATCTATTAATGTTTCTTTTTACATTAGTTGCATCTTTAACTCGACAATAAACATGATtgctaataatttattttaacttcaTTGATTTCACATGTTAAAtatgcaatttatttaattaatttacaattgaaaaccttttttttgctaaaaatatCCTATTtacattgtttttttaatttacagttttaacatttataacgAAACCAAAACAAGCAAAAGTTTAGATTCTTAAAACAtccgatttaaattttaaagatttcccatttgcaaaaaatcttttttcatgaactaaaaaaattggaaaattcaCACTTCCTGACCAGACAAATATTACTTTTGAGAACTTTTTTAGTAACTCCGACTAAATAGAtaggaaattaatttaaattaaggtAGGTAGAAAAAACGATCCTATTCACTGAGCTGTGTCCTAAGTACTTAGTATCTGCACACTGCCAGCGGATCGCAAAGATTGTCATAGTTCGAGCTGCAGTGCTCACAGATACGCACGCACACGAGCTCAAATCACACGGACGACACGGACACTGTCCGTGTGAGGCACCCTCGCGAAAAAGCTCGCCGCTGACGCATTTCCTTTGGGCCAAGCCGCGACACGGCTCACACGGACAGTTGGCCAAGAGAGCGAGACAGTGGGGCTGGCCAAGAGcgagcttttgttttttgcccgGCTGCTGCGATCTCGGCGCGCGGCGACTGCGCAGCCGCGGCTGAAGACAATCCCGCCACAGCATCGGCCATATAAAAGCTCGCTGCGTTTGTGCGAAATTATTCAGTTAACTGTTGCGGGTTGGTTGAGACATACAAGCCCATCTTGATCGCAAAGTGTTGAGGAGCTATCCTAGTGCAAAATGAAATCCATGGTATGTTCGGTCCAAGCTCAGTGTGTTCTCCTTCAAAGTGTTGCTTAGAGTAATTGTGCTCGAAGAACTCGAATTCAGTTAAAGTGGTCTATACAAAATCCATTAATGGAATAACGTAGACAAGTCGGTGTGgcaatcaaaagaattataaaaacaagttACGCTTGATTTAAACTAATAACTTGAACCTAAAGATTAAATGGATATTCTAAACTACTCGGCAGGACTAGTtgatttataaactttaaGTAGTTAagagtattattttttaatttagggAAAAGGATAAACTAGGCAGTAAGCAAAATGTGGTTTTCAAAAGGTTTAGGTGTCAAAATGGCaacattgtttaaaaaaattataaatctgCAATATAAAACCAGACATATTTCCAAAACTAAATCCACCCactaaagatttaaaaaataattagatcgaattttaaataaaagattcCGATTGTAGTTTTTGCCCTTTGTCTGTTGCAAAATGTCGTTTACCTGAAGCATTGCGAAAATTTCAATCctcattacgtatacgccgcaTGCCCAGTATGCTAGGGGGCCTAGGCCACCGTTGAACTTGGCTGGTTGCCCAGCCAACTTTCCAGCCATTGCATAATTGTCATATTCCAAATTATGGAGTGGCCAGGGCGGCGGCGCAGGAGGAGCCGGAAGCGGCTGCAGTTGCATAACCCGCCGACCCAATTGGGGCTTCGATCGATTTTAACGCACTTGCtatgccattgccattgcagCTCATTTTCGGCCTTGTGGCGATGTGCGTGCTGGTGGCCAGCGCCAGCGAGGAGGCGCCCAAGAAGCCCGTGGAGGCCGCCGAGCCCGCCGAGAAGAAGCAGGAGAAGCGCGGCATTGGCCACGGCCTGGGCTACGGCTACGGACCGTCGGCGGGAGGCGCCATCCTGGGATCGGGCatcggagtcggagtcggagtgCCAGTGGCCCCCGCTGTCGCTGAGCTGCCCACCCAGGTGCACACCAACACCGTGGTGAGGACCGTGCAGGTGCCCTACCAGGTGGAGCGCCACGTCCCCTACCCCGTCGAGAAGACCGTCACCTACCCCGTCAAGGTGCCCGTGCCCCAGCCCTACCCCGTCGAGAAGATCGTTCATGTGCCCGTGAAGGAGATCGTGAAGGTGCCCGTCGAGGTGCCCCAGCCCTACCCCGTCGAGAAGGTCATCCGTGTGCCCGTGAAGATCCCCGTCGACCGTCCCTACACCGTGCACGTGGACAAGCCATACCCGGTGCCCGTGGAGAAGCCCGTGCCATACACCGTTGAGAAGCGCGTCATCCACAAGGTGCCCGTCCATGTGGAGCGCCCAGTGCCCTACAAGGTGGCCGTTCCCGTGCCCGTCCATGTCGAGAGCCACGTGAAGCCCGCCGTGGCCGTCACCCACACCGTCGCCGCCGCCCCGGCCATCATTAGCCACGGAATCTCCGGCCACGGCATCTCCTCGTACGGCGGCTCCGGACACGGAATCTCCTCGTACGGCAGCTCCGGACACGGTGGCTACCTCCACAAAAAGTAGATGAAATCGCTTTGCTGTCGAGGGCCGAAAGAGATGTGAAATCGGGTGAAGGCGAGCGAACCAACAAGTCGAAAGTATCCAAAAGACATTAAGAACCAAGCACCCCCGCCCACTTTCCCGCGCCCAGCAACCGCCAACGTACGACTTAcaaatttagttttagtttgtGATACCAACCGAAATTCTAGGAGGTTTCGAAGCAGGAGAAAATCACCCATCTGACGCAATCCACTCTAGAAAGCTTGCCAAAACCCATCTGGGGCGTTCAGAAAGTGCCTGTCTCCTGGACTTCCGATTCCATCGAGTGTACAGTTCTTTTGTAGACAATCACAGAGAAATAACTGCTGACGAGTTGCTCCTTCGACTTTTTCATGTAAATTTCTTTTCTATGAAATGTttgtacatatttaaataatgtaaataaaaagaaaataaaaaaaaaacacaagtttttattgcacTTGGAGGGAAATCATAATGTAAAAGGTAAGTATAAGGTGTGTGCATTAAAACAACACTATAAatgatataaattaaataaacttaatagtcagacaaaaattttaatgtgcGACCAaagtaattttcaaaaaaatgtaattctaTTGATGGAAAAGGAGTAAATTGCAAAAATGAGGATGCAAAGTAACTATTTAAAAAGTCAAATTAACACTTCGAAGGGTTTTTCGCATTTATATATTACAGTACTCAAACTGGATATTACTTTTTTGTGCGCAAACAGTATTTttgatcaataaaaattatttcacatCATAATAGTGAAACTAACTTTTTATAGTAAAGCTTTTGTTTAActaaatcagaaaaaaaaaaaaaatacaaaataaattactaGGCTTTTATTATAAGCTGTTTTATTTGTAATCTCGAAAATGTGCTACAAAATCTATGTTATATGTCTTAAAGCTTTTTATAAACCGCTGCTTTGTTATCATGTTCGtttttttgtattgtattCATTACAATTGTATTCATTACAGGTAAGAAGtaattacacaaaaaaagggacaatgaatttaaaaagtttagaaTTCTTAGATTGAACTCCAAGAGGAAAAAGTCGAACGTTTTTGTTGCCCTGGCTACATAGAATCCGACGACGGAAAATGTATAGAATTGAAGACATTCCCGGATAAATATTACGTATATTTAATTGTCCGGTAACAGCTAAATTAATTGTTATAAGTTTATATGTTACGGTCCATATTTGGGAAAACCGCGAGCGaacatattatttaaaagacaGTGGACCAATGCACGTCAGAACtcaagtttaaaaattaataagaatgtataaataaactaaGCTTAATTGAAATTACTCACTTAATCGCGAATGAACATACAACATAGATTTTTAACCTTACTAAATATGACTTTATTTTACGAATATTCAGTGATAACATTTAATAGGGAACGCTTCAAaccaacaaaacaaacaaacaatcgAAGAAgagtttttattgtatttaaaaaagcaCTGTGTCTCCTAATTCAATTAACTTTAGAAATTTACCAAACTTAGATAGCAAGTTAAAATCAATGGTTAAATGGTACACATTAAAataaccattttattttagctGGAACAAGTAATAATACAAtccaaaaataatatctatGTCACTTAGAGATATTTTGACACATGactaatttaaagaacatcGTCGGGCATTGAGCTTGATAAAGCTAGAAAAAAATTGTGATGACTCATGACTTatatgaaatttaataaatcagAATTACGAATTTTCACCTTACTATTTAggattaaaattataaaaggaAATTTTGGCTAATGAGATTAATGAGAAAACGCGTCATTCTACATTTATACTACGCTCCAAAAATCATGTTCATATGGGTCCCTAGTCACAATGGGATAAGAGGAAATGAATGcgttaaatataaaacttattCTCTTTCCATTCACATAGAAATACTTGTTGTTAAGTATTTATTCCTCCCTGTACCCTGGGCCTCTATTTTTCGGCCACACCGtacaatgaataaataatggGAAAAATAGATTCTATAATATTACATGATCATTTACAAAAATGCTACTAATATCAAACCAAGAACTAATGTACTCTATTATTGTCGATCTGATCAAAGTTTTTATCTTTACCACACTCACTCAATAATtattcataaatattcatgTATTCATTCTTCAgtaattacaatttatttatgtttcgTTCTACTAAATAGAGTTTGTTTTTGAgagattttagtcagaagtatGTAACGCAGTGATGGACAACTCGGTTTCTGCGCTCTTTCGATTTTAAGGACTggataaataattgaaaaataatattttattttctcgaTAAAAAGAATTGTATTAGATACACATTTGGTGAAAACacagttgctttaaaactgtACTTTTAAGTATACCCTACATGTATGCAACATTTATTTGATTCAAATAACAAAGCTTTTTGTCAATGGCTTGCAAATTACCAACTATATCTTGGGACTcacaaatttacaaaatactaCTTACAATGGCTGCAAAAGATAAAATAAGTaagctttaatttaatttgaagaaCAAAGGTTTGTTTAATTGGATTTAGTTTGTATTTTCCTtagcaaaatataaaaaaaatggaggTTCGTCCGAGTAGTAACGAAACTCAACTTACAATTTCTTCttcttcataaaatatttcataaatttg
This window contains:
- the LOC108033801 gene encoding MAGE-like protein 2 encodes the protein MKSMLIFGLVAMCVLVASASEEAPKKPVEAAEPAEKKQEKRGIGHGLGYGYGPSAGGAILGSGIGVGVGVPVAPAVAELPTQVHTNTVVRTVQVPYQVERHVPYPVEKTVTYPVKVPVPQPYPVEKIVHVPVKEIVKVPVEVPQPYPVEKVIRVPVKIPVDRPYTVHVDKPYPVPVEKPVPYTVEKRVIHKVPVHVERPVPYKVAVPVPVHVESHVKPAVAVTHTVAAAPAIISHGISGHGISSYGGSGHGISSYGSSGHGGYLHKK